From Candidatus Zixiibacteriota bacterium, a single genomic window includes:
- a CDS encoding polyprenol monophosphomannose synthase, protein MADKALVLLPTYNEKENIERIIPKILQQDDRLYVLVIDDNSPDGTGDIADRIASANPRVMVMHREKKEGLGQAYIAGFRWALERDYNYIFEMDADFSHDPIYLKDFLVSIKKYDIVLGSRYISGVNVVNWPIMRLLLSYYANVYSRIVTGLPLRDATGGFKCFRREVLEAINLDDVKSNGYSFQIEMSLRAHKKGFKIKEIPIIFYDRTAGQSKMSKKIIREAVVMVWRLRIWSILGKLK, encoded by the coding sequence ATGGCTGACAAAGCGCTGGTTCTTCTGCCGACTTACAACGAGAAGGAAAACATTGAGAGGATTATCCCGAAGATCCTTCAACAGGATGATCGCCTTTATGTGCTCGTTATTGATGACAACTCCCCGGACGGCACCGGCGATATTGCAGATCGAATCGCGAGTGCAAACCCACGCGTGATGGTTATGCACAGGGAGAAGAAAGAGGGCCTCGGGCAGGCATACATTGCAGGTTTCAGGTGGGCTCTGGAGCGTGATTATAATTACATATTCGAGATGGACGCCGACTTCTCTCACGATCCTATATATCTCAAGGATTTTCTGGTAAGTATCAAGAAATATGACATTGTCCTCGGATCGCGCTATATCTCCGGCGTCAATGTAGTCAATTGGCCGATCATGCGGCTGCTGCTATCCTACTATGCCAATGTCTATTCACGAATTGTGACAGGGCTTCCTTTGCGAGATGCCACGGGCGGGTTCAAATGTTTCAGACGGGAAGTGCTCGAGGCGATCAACCTTGATGATGTGAAGTCAAACGGCTATTCGTTTCAGATAGAGATGAGTTTGCGTGCACATAAGAAGGGCTTCAAGATCAAGGAGATACCTATCATCTTCTATGACCGCACGGCGGGCCAGTCGAAAATGTCGAAGAAGATTATTCGCGAAGCTGTCGTAATGGTGTGGCGACTCAGAATCTGGAGCATTCTTGGCAAGCTCAAGTAG
- a CDS encoding glycosyltransferase family 2 protein: protein MASSSRPNSVFSIIIVNYNTRRLTLALIDSIYRHVRQPEYEVCVIDNDSCDGSVESISRRFPDVKLLSSDTNLGFGIAVDLAASECTGEYLWLLNSDCRLRSDVSIVMTEYLDEHPDTAAVAGRLVSNDGSFQASCRRFPTFSNVLHSRQSPLSLVWSSRHDYTLPDYSQPTSVEACSCTHTMIRRSCFEEVGGFDARFFMYCEDTDLCIRFAERGWKVVFLPAAEIVHEWAASWRQSIHTRYYHHHSSVNRLFQKHFPDQRVKLVLLELLLILGLGVRIILSILRRPR from the coding sequence TTGGCAAGCTCAAGTAGGCCCAATAGCGTGTTCTCCATCATAATTGTCAATTATAATACACGTCGGCTCACGCTCGCGCTGATCGATTCGATCTATCGGCATGTCAGGCAGCCAGAGTACGAAGTATGCGTCATCGACAACGATTCTTGCGATGGTTCGGTGGAGTCTATAAGCCGCAGATTCCCGGACGTGAAGCTTCTCTCTTCAGATACGAATCTGGGATTCGGAATTGCTGTCGATCTTGCAGCATCAGAATGCACCGGCGAGTACTTGTGGCTGCTTAACAGCGACTGCAGACTGCGGAGCGATGTATCGATCGTCATGACGGAATATCTTGACGAACATCCCGACACTGCTGCGGTTGCCGGTAGGCTTGTCTCTAATGATGGTTCATTTCAGGCATCCTGCAGACGATTTCCGACTTTCAGCAACGTGCTTCATTCCCGGCAATCGCCATTATCATTAGTTTGGTCATCTCGGCATGATTACACGCTTCCGGATTACAGTCAACCGACGTCGGTAGAAGCCTGTTCATGTACTCACACAATGATACGACGGAGTTGTTTCGAGGAGGTCGGCGGGTTTGACGCCCGGTTTTTCATGTACTGCGAGGATACTGATCTGTGCATCAGGTTTGCAGAGAGGGGATGGAAAGTCGTATTTCTTCCCGCAGCGGAAATTGTGCACGAGTGGGCGGCGAGTTGGCGGCAGTCGATTCACACTCGCTATTACCATCACCACAGCTCGGTCAATCGTCTATTTCAAAAGCATTTCCCTGACCAAAGAGTCAAACTTGTCCTTCTGGAACTATTGCTTATTCTGGGCCTCGGTGTGAGGATCATTCTCTCCATCTTACGGAGGCCGAGATGA
- a CDS encoding undecaprenyl/decaprenyl-phosphate alpha-N-acetylglucosaminyl 1-phosphate transferase → MSTYPLYFATALVGGVLLSMVSIQVCRRLGVFDMPTARKRHQMPMPHLGGAAIFISFWIVFAVAFQASATIQEELSGRLIVIFLASLVVFLTGLVDDLRNLSFVHKLLGQLVAAAIVMLGGFTIPMFHIPFSGAVELGWAAYPVTTLWIVVLSNSVNLIDGMDGLAGSVSLTVCFGMLLTGVLLEVESVVAITVCLAGAIVGFMFFNKPPAKLFMGDSGSLFLGFMFSMLAVICPIKSFTAVAMFVPLVAVGVPLTEVLVTFIRRSVTGQRFYVADNRHIYNYLLDYGFSQKTTLTILSGVSLAFTAFIPALFWFDRLKVFSIFATFILILFASSFVLKLKRSQGR, encoded by the coding sequence ATGAGCACATATCCGCTGTACTTCGCTACAGCTCTCGTAGGCGGAGTTCTTCTGTCAATGGTCTCGATACAGGTTTGCAGGCGTCTCGGCGTGTTTGATATGCCGACTGCTCGCAAGCGGCATCAGATGCCCATGCCGCATCTCGGCGGCGCTGCTATATTCATTTCGTTCTGGATAGTGTTCGCAGTAGCTTTCCAGGCCTCTGCTACCATTCAGGAGGAACTGTCCGGTCGACTGATTGTGATATTTCTGGCATCGCTTGTGGTGTTTCTCACCGGTCTTGTGGATGATCTGCGAAATCTCTCATTCGTACATAAGCTGCTCGGACAGCTCGTCGCGGCAGCAATAGTGATGCTCGGCGGTTTTACGATCCCGATGTTTCACATTCCGTTCTCTGGGGCTGTCGAACTGGGATGGGCTGCCTATCCCGTCACAACTCTCTGGATTGTAGTTCTGTCGAACAGCGTGAATCTCATCGACGGGATGGATGGGCTCGCCGGCTCGGTATCGCTGACAGTCTGCTTCGGTATGCTTCTGACTGGTGTGCTTCTTGAAGTCGAGTCGGTGGTAGCGATCACTGTGTGTCTTGCGGGAGCAATAGTCGGCTTTATGTTCTTCAACAAGCCTCCTGCGAAGCTTTTTATGGGGGATTCAGGCTCGCTTTTCCTCGGATTCATGTTTTCAATGCTTGCAGTGATATGCCCGATCAAGAGCTTCACCGCAGTGGCGATGTTTGTTCCTTTAGTCGCTGTCGGTGTGCCGCTTACTGAGGTTCTTGTCACATTTATAAGACGGTCAGTGACCGGGCAGAGATTTTATGTGGCGGACAACCGGCATATCTATAACTACCTTCTTGACTACGGGTTCAGCCAGAAGACAACTCTGACAATCCTTTCCGGTGTATCGCTTGCGTTTACGGCGTTCATTCCGGCGCTGTTCTGGTTTGATCGGCTCAAAGTATTTTCAATCTTCGCAACATTTATCTTGATTTTGTTCGCTTCGTCATTTGTTTTAAAGCTGAAACGCAGCCAGGGTCGGTGA
- a CDS encoding acetyl-CoA carboxylase carboxyltransferase subunit alpha, whose translation MANGVLLDFEKPIVELEKKILEMREFAQGESIELTREIESLERKLAKLTREIYSNLTRWQRVQLARHAKRPYTLDYIEHMTEGFVELHGDRGYSDDKAVVCGPAYFRGRKVMIIGQQKGRDTKSKLYRNFGMMHPEGYRKALRMMTLADKFSLPVLIFIDTPGAFPGLGAEERGQAEAIARNIKEMARLRVPIVISIIGEGASGGALGIGIGDVVLMLENSWYSVISPEGCAAILWRDAAKAPDAAESLKLTADDLIELQIIDKILPEPAGGAHRDHKGVAEVLGSAIKEYLDMLVELSIEELLDKRLEKFRNMGVFYHE comes from the coding sequence ATGGCAAATGGTGTATTACTAGATTTTGAGAAGCCGATCGTGGAGCTTGAAAAGAAGATTCTCGAAATGCGCGAATTCGCGCAGGGGGAATCTATTGAGCTCACACGAGAGATAGAGAGCCTTGAGCGCAAGCTCGCTAAGCTCACGCGAGAGATATACTCGAATCTCACGCGATGGCAACGGGTGCAACTCGCACGTCACGCGAAGCGACCGTACACGCTTGATTACATCGAGCACATGACGGAAGGTTTTGTGGAGCTGCACGGCGATAGGGGCTACTCCGACGACAAAGCGGTAGTCTGCGGCCCAGCGTACTTTAGGGGACGGAAGGTGATGATTATCGGTCAGCAGAAGGGGCGTGACACCAAGTCAAAACTGTATCGAAATTTTGGCATGATGCATCCGGAGGGTTATCGCAAGGCGTTGCGAATGATGACGTTGGCCGATAAATTTAGTCTTCCCGTCTTGATATTCATCGACACTCCCGGCGCATTCCCAGGGTTGGGTGCCGAGGAACGGGGTCAGGCGGAGGCAATAGCTCGCAATATCAAGGAAATGGCGAGGCTCAGGGTCCCCATCGTAATCTCTATTATCGGTGAGGGTGCATCAGGGGGCGCGCTCGGTATTGGGATCGGCGATGTGGTGCTCATGCTGGAGAATTCGTGGTATTCCGTTATTTCGCCGGAGGGATGTGCAGCAATTTTGTGGCGTGACGCTGCCAAAGCTCCGGATGCGGCCGAGTCGCTGAAGCTCACCGCGGATGATCTCATAGAGCTGCAGATAATAGACAAGATATTGCCGGAACCGGCAGGCGGCGCCCACAGAGACCACAAGGGCGTTGCGGAAGTTCTCGGCTCTGCGATCAAAGAATATCTCGACATGTTAGTGGAACTCAGTATCGAAGAACTCCTGGACAAACGGCTGGAGAAATTCCGTAATATGGGAGTCTTCTACCATGAGTAG
- a CDS encoding Trm112 family protein: MPSDELLKILACPKCKGSLEYDRNNDQLICDACRLKYGVKNDIPVMVIDEAEQF; encoded by the coding sequence ATGCCAAGCGATGAGCTACTGAAGATATTAGCCTGTCCTAAATGCAAGGGCAGTCTTGAATATGATAGAAACAACGACCAATTGATCTGCGACGCTTGCAGACTCAAATATGGAGTTAAGAACGACATTCCTGTCATGGTCATTGATGAAGCGGAACAGTTCTAA
- a CDS encoding PTS sugar transporter subunit IIA: MKLSKFSSEELITFEIKSTDKEGVIRELVDLAAKSNLVKDRDDLYRDVIERENLVTTGVGYGVAFPHAKTRATRGIVIAFGRSDDGVDFDAMDKKPVSLFFLIAAPEDAIGAHLNVMARLSFIMKSEENREKLMNVKSPGELLQIIDTVE, from the coding sequence ATGAAGTTATCCAAGTTCTCTTCTGAGGAGTTGATCACCTTCGAGATCAAAAGCACGGACAAAGAAGGAGTGATCCGAGAACTTGTCGATCTAGCTGCCAAATCGAATCTTGTGAAAGACAGAGACGACTTGTATCGAGATGTCATAGAGAGAGAAAATCTTGTCACGACCGGAGTAGGCTATGGTGTCGCCTTTCCGCATGCCAAGACCAGAGCCACCCGCGGGATCGTAATCGCTTTCGGAAGATCAGACGATGGAGTCGATTTCGATGCCATGGATAAGAAACCCGTGAGTCTTTTCTTTCTGATTGCTGCTCCCGAGGACGCCATCGGAGCGCATCTAAATGTTATGGCTCGCTTGTCTTTCATCATGAAAAGCGAGGAGAATCGCGAGAAGCTGATGAATGTCAAGAGCCCGGGAGAACTACTGCAGATAATCGACACAGTAGAATGA
- the mreC gene encoding rod shape-determining protein MreC — protein MKWISPFVIKQKPFRTSLILAGVSLACLLLPFGVKAFISSNLNIVYTPFWGISSKLTGAFEVYEINRQLKRTITGQMLELSTLRAHERENIRLRDLLGFKESVEYELIPAEIVAVDPKRRQNAVIAEVASDAVVTPNLPVVNVEGLVGKTMSTMGDVVTIELLTSPDCRAAARDANTRVLGIVRWDGGRHLLFDNVELSDSVCMGDTVITSGLGGVFPENLPIGTIVSISRGKSPFFKSIYIRPFVEFRALDELTILKRSEN, from the coding sequence ATGAAATGGATTTCGCCTTTTGTCATAAAGCAGAAACCGTTTAGGACGAGCCTGATTCTGGCCGGAGTCAGCCTCGCTTGTCTGCTCTTGCCTTTCGGTGTCAAGGCGTTCATATCCTCTAATCTCAACATCGTCTACACGCCCTTCTGGGGCATTTCAAGCAAGCTGACAGGCGCCTTTGAGGTCTATGAGATCAATCGGCAGTTGAAGCGTACGATTACCGGGCAGATGCTCGAGTTGTCGACGCTACGTGCGCACGAGAGAGAGAATATCAGGCTCAGAGACCTACTCGGATTCAAAGAATCTGTCGAATACGAGCTGATTCCCGCGGAAATCGTCGCTGTCGATCCAAAGAGGCGGCAGAATGCGGTAATTGCCGAAGTAGCCTCAGACGCAGTTGTCACACCGAATCTGCCTGTCGTGAATGTTGAAGGGTTGGTGGGCAAGACGATGTCGACGATGGGCGATGTAGTGACCATAGAACTGCTGACGTCACCTGATTGCAGGGCTGCCGCACGCGATGCAAACACACGTGTGCTTGGAATCGTAAGATGGGATGGTGGCAGGCATCTGCTATTCGACAACGTCGAGTTGTCTGACAGCGTGTGTATGGGCGACACCGTCATTACTTCCGGCCTGGGCGGGGTATTCCCGGAGAATCTCCCGATTGGCACGATCGTCTCGATATCCCGGGGGAAATCTCCGTTTTTCAAGTCGATCTATATCCGGCCGTTCGTAGAATTCAGGGCACTGGATGAATTGACAATTTTGAAGCGAAGTGAGAACTGA
- the mreD gene encoding rod shape-determining protein MreD, which translates to MRTDSMVRDILLFLGLILVVLFYQTLGVDVVNIGLARPDLIIIIIVWLTLTRDLTWGVAFGFGAGILLDSQSPQFLGLGAFLKVFAAIAVFLISHRVRTESLVIRIGLVAGVVTAHDILYFLVVYSFDPHLELITLLNMIIPSALYTSLVAAGVLYLSERQLTIRFES; encoded by the coding sequence GTGAGAACTGATAGCATGGTCAGAGACATACTACTTTTCCTGGGACTGATCCTGGTCGTTCTGTTTTACCAGACGCTCGGTGTAGATGTTGTCAACATTGGGTTGGCCAGGCCTGACCTGATCATTATCATTATTGTGTGGCTTACGCTCACACGTGATCTCACCTGGGGAGTTGCGTTCGGTTTTGGAGCTGGAATTCTCCTCGATTCGCAGAGCCCACAGTTCCTCGGTCTGGGTGCGTTCTTGAAAGTCTTCGCAGCGATCGCGGTTTTCCTGATCTCACACAGGGTTCGTACCGAAAGCCTTGTCATTCGTATCGGACTCGTCGCCGGTGTCGTGACCGCACATGATATTCTGTATTTCCTTGTTGTTTACTCGTTTGACCCTCATCTTGAATTGATCACGCTTCTCAATATGATAATCCCATCCGCACTCTACACGTCTCTGGTCGCGGCGGGAGTGCTGTACTTGTCCGAGCGTCAACTGACAATCAGATTCGAGTCCTGA
- the mrdA gene encoding penicillin-binding protein 2 — protein MESHYSQELRANLLAGILAALMLLLLGRMFYMQVFQHKSYLEISEENRIRIVPEMAVRGRVTDRNGRLLIDNRPSYEVAAVPSEITNLDSTAGNLSELLEMPQERISKKISESGFRRYEPVRLKRDAPFEVVCNIEETSGRYPGVVIQLNQSRNYPSGGMAAHLLGYLSEITGDELEKLRSKGYHSGSLVGRKGAERAFDDYLRGADGTTYLEVTAKGQILGPLKERAPINPSPGYDIKLTIDYDLQQLGESLFGDTLTGSVVALDPNTGAVLAFVSQPSFDANLFTGPLSPEDWNMLSTDERHPLLNRCIQATYPPGSVYKLIVAGAGLETGTITEHTRFLSCTGGYRYGTRTFRCHKQSGHGVLTLVDAIAASCDVYFYQLGRQLGVTRWAEYSRACGFGKKTGIEFADEVSGLVPDVAYYDKRFGEEKWSSALILNLAIGQGEILVTPLQMASFYSALANGGRILRPHVLYSLGTGREEIFKEPEEVGGLPFSESTMRILRRSCVEVVNGKLGTAHLAQVKGTTVAGKTGTAQNPHGNEHAWFCAYAPADNPVIAIACIVENAGHGGSVAAPLVAKMIDQYLKSKGIIQDTIPTSLIVPEVANAVP, from the coding sequence ATGGAGAGTCACTATTCACAAGAGTTGAGAGCGAACCTGCTGGCAGGTATCCTCGCGGCGCTGATGCTATTGCTTCTCGGACGAATGTTCTACATGCAGGTATTCCAGCATAAGAGCTATCTGGAGATCTCAGAAGAGAACCGCATTCGAATAGTACCGGAGATGGCCGTGCGAGGACGAGTCACCGATCGCAACGGCAGACTGCTTATCGACAATCGGCCCTCCTATGAAGTTGCGGCTGTGCCGAGCGAGATAACCAATCTCGATTCGACCGCTGGAAACCTCTCGGAGCTCCTTGAAATGCCACAGGAGCGCATCTCGAAGAAAATTAGCGAAAGTGGATTCCGAAGGTACGAACCTGTGCGGCTGAAGCGCGACGCTCCATTCGAAGTTGTGTGCAACATCGAAGAGACTTCGGGCCGATATCCAGGGGTTGTGATTCAACTGAATCAATCGAGGAACTACCCGTCAGGGGGCATGGCTGCACATCTCCTTGGTTATCTCAGCGAAATTACGGGTGATGAGCTGGAGAAGCTTCGGAGCAAAGGGTATCACTCAGGTTCGTTGGTCGGCCGGAAGGGTGCGGAAAGAGCATTTGATGATTACTTGCGAGGCGCGGACGGCACCACATATCTGGAAGTGACTGCGAAAGGGCAGATTCTTGGTCCCCTCAAGGAGCGTGCTCCGATTAACCCATCTCCCGGTTACGATATCAAGCTGACAATTGATTACGATTTGCAGCAGCTTGGCGAGTCTCTGTTTGGGGATACGCTAACGGGCTCTGTCGTCGCGCTGGATCCGAACACCGGGGCTGTGCTGGCATTCGTTTCGCAGCCCAGCTTCGATGCAAACCTCTTCACGGGACCCTTGTCTCCTGAGGATTGGAATATGCTGTCGACGGATGAGCGACACCCGCTTCTCAATAGATGTATTCAGGCCACATATCCTCCCGGTTCAGTGTACAAACTTATTGTGGCGGGGGCCGGGCTCGAAACGGGTACAATAACAGAGCACACGCGGTTTCTCTCTTGCACCGGTGGTTATCGCTACGGAACGAGGACTTTTCGCTGTCACAAGCAATCGGGACATGGGGTCCTTACTCTGGTCGACGCGATTGCCGCATCCTGCGATGTCTACTTCTATCAGCTCGGGAGGCAGCTTGGAGTCACCAGATGGGCGGAGTATTCGCGCGCCTGCGGATTCGGCAAGAAAACCGGCATAGAATTCGCCGACGAAGTCTCCGGACTTGTTCCTGACGTGGCCTATTATGACAAGCGATTTGGAGAGGAAAAATGGTCGTCGGCTCTGATTCTCAACCTGGCGATAGGTCAGGGGGAGATCCTTGTTACTCCACTTCAAATGGCATCTTTCTATTCTGCACTTGCTAATGGTGGCAGAATTCTGCGGCCGCATGTTCTGTACAGCCTCGGTACCGGCAGAGAAGAGATATTCAAGGAGCCGGAAGAAGTCGGCGGATTACCATTTTCGGAATCGACCATGCGTATCCTGCGGAGGTCGTGCGTCGAAGTTGTGAATGGTAAGCTCGGGACTGCGCATCTGGCGCAGGTAAAGGGGACCACTGTCGCGGGTAAGACTGGAACAGCGCAAAATCCACACGGCAATGAGCATGCATGGTTCTGTGCCTATGCGCCCGCTGATAATCCGGTAATAGCCATCGCGTGCATCGTCGAGAATGCCGGGCATGGGGGCTCAGTGGCGGCTCCTCTGGTCGCAAAGATGATCGATCAGTATCTCAAGTCGAAGGGGATCATTCAAGATACAATTCCTACAAGTTTGATAGTCCCGGAGGTTGCCAATGCCGTTCCTTGA
- the rodA gene encoding rod shape-determining protein RodA produces MPFLEGRVSRMALIILACGLFLSIAGVLTIHSAMSDASSKYQQDYYKRQIVWLVASLVAFAVVALMPMRFFEVFSYVFYAITVVLLIGLLFVGSGKAGRWYSLGFFNFQVSELAKIVVVFVLARYLSYSRRLPNSVLKLAVVLFLVLVPMLLILRQPDLGTSLVFLAVLVLILFWSGLPATYMLLLISPAVSLVASSHWVSWVVFFVLLLVLLQVIKPGTLFSSLVITTNLGSGMIMPFVWNKLQDYQKLRILAFLDPSRDPLGAGYQIIQSKVAIGSGGLWGKGYMAGTQTSLAFIPERHTDFIFSVLGEEFGFWGGALTLLAFLAIILVGVRIAYKCRNRFASLVTIGGITILAFQVVVNMGMTLGLMPVTGLPLPFLSYGGSSLLLCWIILGLMFNAELNWQEY; encoded by the coding sequence ATGCCGTTCCTTGAGGGAAGAGTGTCAAGGATGGCTCTGATCATTCTGGCATGCGGCCTGTTTCTCAGTATTGCCGGAGTGCTGACGATCCACAGCGCCATGTCCGACGCGTCATCTAAGTACCAGCAGGATTATTACAAGCGGCAGATTGTGTGGCTGGTTGCCTCACTGGTAGCTTTTGCGGTGGTGGCATTGATGCCGATGCGCTTCTTTGAAGTATTTTCCTACGTATTTTATGCAATAACAGTGGTGCTTCTGATAGGTTTGCTGTTTGTCGGTTCCGGAAAGGCCGGGAGATGGTACAGTCTCGGATTCTTCAATTTTCAAGTTTCTGAGTTGGCCAAGATCGTAGTGGTATTCGTTCTCGCAAGGTATCTATCCTACTCGAGGAGACTGCCCAATTCTGTCCTGAAGCTCGCAGTTGTGCTGTTTCTGGTTCTCGTACCGATGCTCCTGATCTTGAGACAGCCCGATCTCGGCACTTCTCTCGTCTTTCTTGCGGTGCTTGTTCTGATACTATTCTGGTCGGGACTGCCCGCTACCTATATGCTGCTGTTGATATCTCCGGCGGTCAGCCTGGTGGCATCCTCTCACTGGGTATCGTGGGTAGTATTCTTTGTTCTGCTGCTGGTATTGCTGCAGGTCATCAAACCGGGAACACTGTTCAGTTCACTTGTGATCACTACCAACCTCGGCTCCGGAATGATCATGCCTTTTGTCTGGAACAAGCTGCAGGACTATCAAAAGCTGAGAATCCTGGCGTTCCTTGATCCATCGCGCGATCCGTTGGGAGCGGGATACCAGATTATTCAGTCGAAAGTCGCAATCGGCTCCGGCGGTTTGTGGGGAAAAGGATACATGGCAGGAACTCAAACAAGTCTTGCGTTTATACCAGAACGACACACCGATTTCATCTTCTCGGTTCTGGGGGAAGAATTCGGGTTCTGGGGTGGAGCATTAACCCTGCTGGCTTTCCTTGCGATAATCCTCGTCGGAGTAAGGATTGCATATAAGTGCCGCAATCGCTTCGCATCATTAGTGACGATCGGGGGAATTACGATTCTCGCTTTTCAGGTCGTAGTGAATATGGGTATGACACTTGGACTAATGCCTGTCACGGGGCTGCCGCTGCCATTTCTGTCGTATGGTGGTTCATCCCTGCTACTGTGCTGGATCATCCTCGGCCTTATGTTCAACGCTGAGCTGAATTGGCAGGAGTACTGA
- a CDS encoding aspartyl protease family protein has product MKAVLILLCLILMAMAGDSCAVTLDEILENHIEAMGGFDRIQNIQSSRTVSEIKVAGMEGTSTIYYKHPDKFRSEVQLPMATIIQAADGDDLWMVDLNGQQRRAAGEEAKELVTTLFVTSGGYIRKEYRGTAVTYTGDQESEGVSYHKLLIAPDGGLDMTLFIDPETNLIAFSEQTVQMFKVRSWQEDYRDVDGLMVAFRTRQETGVAMLDAEAVTISQEFNVSIDDELFEFQGADRPDFGIYREKFTTVDLEIRSNHIYLPVMIGADGPYNFLLDSGAGMTIIGRDAATSLVLERTGELPAVGVGGVEAGSFVAIDSLSVGQAVMRNLVAGELDLSSINEIAQEPIDGILGYGLFARFVVQIDYYDSLLTLFLPDDSLTYGGRDTLALEIESNHPMVAATINDTILRRFRIDTGSANYLDLGFDVVNQYNLIEESRSTREGMQLRGIGGATVMSVSGRLESFRLGTEILRDVPCSFTTVDSGIMAIEGVDGNIGGGLLAKFTCTFDYPHELLFLTPNASIREKDEVVSTGISLRKVDDRIIVDIVLDETPADKNGLKVGDIIIAVNGISVESMELYQVNEMLHSDNDAVIELEIERDGIVTRVKLESTPLY; this is encoded by the coding sequence ATGAAAGCGGTTTTAATACTCCTTTGTCTGATCTTGATGGCGATGGCTGGAGATTCCTGCGCTGTTACACTTGATGAGATCTTGGAGAATCACATAGAGGCTATGGGTGGGTTCGATAGAATACAGAACATTCAGTCTTCCCGGACTGTGTCCGAGATCAAGGTTGCCGGAATGGAGGGAACGTCTACCATCTATTACAAGCATCCTGATAAGTTCCGCAGCGAAGTGCAGCTTCCGATGGCAACCATAATCCAAGCTGCGGATGGCGATGATCTCTGGATGGTCGATTTGAACGGCCAGCAGAGACGTGCTGCCGGGGAGGAAGCAAAGGAGCTCGTGACTACTCTGTTTGTCACATCCGGCGGCTATATCAGGAAAGAGTATCGCGGAACAGCGGTTACTTATACCGGCGACCAGGAATCTGAGGGTGTGAGCTATCACAAGCTTCTTATCGCCCCTGATGGCGGACTCGATATGACCCTCTTCATCGATCCGGAGACAAATCTGATAGCATTCTCAGAGCAAACTGTTCAGATGTTCAAAGTCCGATCCTGGCAGGAGGACTACAGAGATGTCGACGGTCTTATGGTTGCCTTCCGCACGAGGCAGGAGACCGGTGTCGCGATGCTGGATGCCGAGGCCGTCACAATCTCTCAAGAATTCAATGTTTCTATCGATGATGAGCTTTTTGAATTTCAGGGAGCGGATCGTCCCGATTTTGGAATCTATAGAGAAAAATTCACGACCGTTGATCTGGAGATTCGTTCGAATCACATCTACTTGCCGGTGATGATCGGTGCCGACGGACCTTACAATTTCCTTCTCGACAGCGGTGCGGGCATGACGATTATCGGAAGGGATGCTGCCACTAGTCTTGTTCTTGAAAGAACAGGAGAACTTCCTGCGGTCGGTGTCGGCGGAGTGGAAGCCGGGAGCTTCGTTGCAATAGACTCGCTGTCTGTAGGCCAGGCAGTGATGCGCAACCTGGTTGCCGGAGAGCTTGATCTGTCATCGATCAATGAGATTGCACAAGAGCCGATCGACGGCATCCTCGGTTACGGTTTGTTCGCTCGCTTTGTGGTGCAGATTGACTATTATGATTCGCTTCTGACCCTCTTCCTTCCGGATGATTCACTGACATACGGTGGCAGGGATACTCTTGCTCTGGAGATCGAGTCGAACCACCCGATGGTTGCCGCGACGATCAACGATACGATTCTGCGGAGATTCAGGATCGATACTGGCTCGGCAAATTATCTCGATCTCGGTTTTGATGTAGTGAATCAATACAATCTGATCGAAGAATCCCGCAGCACGCGGGAGGGAATGCAGCTAAGAGGTATCGGCGGCGCGACCGTCATGTCTGTGAGCGGGAGACTCGAATCGTTTCGTCTTGGAACAGAGATACTCCGTGATGTCCCATGCAGTTTCACGACTGTCGACTCAGGAATTATGGCGATCGAAGGTGTTGACGGCAACATCGGTGGCGGGCTTCTTGCCAAGTTTACGTGTACCTTCGACTATCCTCACGAGTTGCTGTTTCTGACGCCGAATGCCAGTATCCGCGAAAAGGACGAAGTCGTTTCAACCGGGATATCCCTCAGGAAGGTTGATGATCGGATAATCGTTGATATTGTCTTGGATGAAACCCCTGCCGACAAGAATGGATTGAAGGTCGGGGACATTATTATTGCCGTCAACGGCATCTCTGTAGAATCGATGGAACTCTATCAGGTCAACGAGATGTTACATTCAGACAACGACGCTGTAATAGAACTTGAAATAGAACGGGATGGCATCGTGACGAGGGTGAAGCTGGAGAGCACGCCATTATATTGA